The window GGGGGCATGTCTTCGGTCACGTCCTGCTGTTCCACAAGGCCCGTCCCTATATGGAACATCTTGACATGCTGGAAGATTTCTTCCTCGACAGGCCCTGCATGTACGAACGCGTGCTTGTGCCCGTCTGGAGCATAGGCGACCTGCTTTCCTGCTGGACCTACATCTCGCCACATACGCACCGTTTCGCCAGTGAACACCGCAGCTGACCTGCCGCCCGCGGCATTGCCTCAGCCTTGACTTTAGGAATGTATTGCAGCATTCTTCCCCACTTGCATCTTTAACGACACCAAACAGGAAAGAGACTTCAATGAGCGACTACAAGAAGACGCTGCATCTGCCCCAGACCAAATTTCCCATGAAGGCCAACCTGACTCAGAAGGAGCCGGAAATGCTCAAGTTCTGGGAAGAATCCAAGGCCTACGACGCCATGATTGCAGCAAGTGGCACCAAAGGCGAATACGTCCTGCACGATGGCCCCCCTTATGCAAACGGCAGCATTCACCTCGGTCACGCTCTGAACAAGATTCTCAAGGATATCATCGTCAAGTCCAAGAATATGCAGGGCCTGAAGGCCGAATACATTCCCGGCTGGGACTGTCACGGTCTTCCCATTGAACTGAAGGTGGAAAAGCAGCTTGGTGAAAAGAAAAAGACCATTCCCGAGCATGTATTCCGCAAGCTCTGCCGTGAATATGCCGCAAAGTTCGTCGATATCCAGCGTAAGGAATTCAAACGCCTCGGCATCATGGGCATCTGGGATGAACCCTATCTGACCATGCATCCTTCCTACGAAGCTGCTACGGCCCGCGAGCTGGGCAACTTCATGAAGGACGACTATGTTGCGCGCAGCAAGAAGCCCATCTATTGGTGCTGCTCCTGCCAGACCGCGCTTGCGGAAGCGGAAGTGGAATACGCGGATCACACCTCGCCTTCCATCTACGTCCGTTTCCCGCTCAACGACGCCAAGCTGAAAGACATTTTCCCCGCGGCTGATCCTGCCAAGGCATTTGCCGTTATCTGGACGACCACTCCGTGGACCATTCCGGACAACATGGGTATCGCCCTGCATCCCGAGCTGGAATACTCCCTGCTCGAAAAGGACGGGGAGTTCTATCTGCTCGCCTCCGGCCTGGTTGAAACCTGTGCCAAGGCGTTCGGCTGGGAAAGCTGGAACGTTGCCGGAACCGCTCTGGGTACCGCCCTTGAAGGGCTGGTGGCAAAGCATCCCATCTACGACCGCGTCTCCCCCCTGTGCCTCGGCGACCACGTAACGCTTGAAGCCGGTACCGGCTGCGTTCACACCGCCCCCGGCCACGGCCGCGAAGACTTTGAAGTAGGCCAAAAGTACGGGCTGGAAATCTATTCCCCCATGAACAACGAAGGCCGTTTCCTCGATTCCGTGGAGTTCTTCGCCGGTTTGACCGTGTTCGAAGCCAACCCCAAGGTCATCGAAAAGCTTCAGGAAGTGGGCAACCTGCTTGGCCTGAGCAAGATCAAGCACTCCTACCCCCATTGCTGGCGCTGCAAAGAGCCGGTCATCTTCCGCGCAACCACCCAGTGGTTCATCACCATGGAAGCCAACGACCTGCGCAAGCGCGCCCTCAATGCCATCCGCAATGACGTGGCGTGGATTCCCGCATGGGGTGAGGAACGCATCCACCAGATGATCGAGAACCGTCCTGACTGGTGTATTTCCCGCCAGCGCATGTGGGGCGTGCCGATCATCGCCCTGCTCTGCGAAAGCTGCGACGAGGCATGGTATGACACCGAATGGGTCATGGACATCGTTTCCCGCTTCGAAAAGCACCCCCTCGGCTGCGACTACTGGTTCTCCACCCCGCTGGAAGAAATCGTTCCAGAAGGGCTCGCCTGCCCCAAGTGCGGCGGCAACCACTGGAAGCTCAGCAAGGACATTCTGGACGTGTGGTTTGACTCCGGCACCAGCTTTGCCGCTGTTGTCGAGCAGCGTAAGGAATTGCGCTACCCCGCCGACATGTATCTTGAAGGCTCCGACCAGCATCGCGGCTGGTTCCACAGCTCCCTGCTTGCCAGCATGGGCACCCGCGGCTGCGCTCCCTACAAGGAAGTGCTCACCCACGGCTACGTTGTGGACGGCAACGGCCACAAGATGTCCAAGTCTCTCGGCAACGGCATCGAGCCCCTGGAAGTCATCACCAAGCACGGCGCGGAAGTGCTGCGCATGTGGGCTTCCTCCGTTGACTACCGCGAAGACGTGCGCATTTCCGACGAGATTCTGAACCGACTCGTGGATGCCTACCGCCGTATCCGCAACACCTGCCGATACATCCTCGGCAACATCGACGACCTCACCGCCGACAAGCTGGTACCCGTTGAGGAAATGGAATCGCTGGACCGCTTTGCACTCGACGTGGCATCCCGCGCTCACGAGCGTGTGCAGGCAGCCTACAACGACTATGAATTCCACAAGGTCTACCACACGCTGCACAACCTGTGCGTCACCGACCTTTCCGCATTCTATCTGGACATCCTGAAGGACCGCCTCTACTCCTCCGGCAAGGACAGCCGCGAACGCCGCAGCGCGCAAACCGCCATGCTGCACATTCTGCGCCTGCTCATCCGCGATATGGCTCCCGTGCTAAGCTTCACCGCAGAAGAAGTGTTCCAGTTCCTGCCCGATGACCTGAAGAATGACGCCAAGACGGTCTTTGCCGTCTCTGCCGATGACGTGCCTGTTTATACCATGCCCGCAGAAGAACGCGCTGCATGGGAAAAGCTGTTGCTTGTCCGCTCCGAAATCACCAAGGCCATTGAACCGGTCCGCAAGTCCGGCGAAATCGGCCATGCGCTTGATACGCACGTGACCCTGTATCTGGACGATACGCTGGCTGCATCGCTTGAAAGTCTGAAGACCGACCTGCGCGCCAACTTCATCGTTTCCAAGCTGAGCACGGCTCCGCTGGCTGAAGCACCTGAGTCTGCCTTTACCGCTGAAGAGGTGGAAGGCCTGCGCATCGGTGTGGCCAAGGCCCCCGGAGATAAGTGCGAACGCTGCTGGATTTACAGCGAAGAGCTGGGCACGGATGCCAACCATCCTGCCATCTGCCCCCGCTGCACCGGCGTGCTGCAGAGCATGACTCTCGAAGACTAGAAAGAATACGGGCCCGCCGGACTGAACGGCGGGCCTTTTTCCCATTCACCCCGCACAGGGATTGCCACATTTCGCCATGCGAACCCGCTTTTACTATATCTACGGGCTTGGCCTGCTGACCGCCCTGCTCGACCAGTACACCAAGTATTGGGTAGTCACGACCATTCCCCGCTACATGACCGTCACGGTCATTCCCGGCTTCTTCAATCTCGTCAATGTGCGCAACAGCGGCGCTGCTTTCGGGTTTCTGAACGATCCCGACACGGAATGGCAGGTCTGGATGTTTGCCGCCGCCGCCGTCATAGCGGTAGGCATCATCAACTACCTCGCCAAAACCTCCGGCAAAAGCGCTGTCATGTTCACGGGCCTTGGCCTGGTGTTAGGCGGTGCCATAGGCAACCTCATAGACCGCATACGCCTGCAATCCGTCATCGACTTTCTGGACTTTCACGTAGCGGAATGGCACTGGCCCGCGTTCAACGTTGCCGACATAGGCATTTGCCTTGGTGCCGGCCTGATCATGCTGGCCATGTACAAACACAAGTAATAACAGGTATTGCAGGACCATTCCATGAACGAGCTGTTTCCCATATTAGACCTGTTCAGCAACGGCGACGCCTCTCCCCTGCTGATGATACTGGCCCTTGCGCTTCCCATTTTGCCCAATCTGTGGTGTATTTGGCACGCCTATGGTCATGAATTTTCCACTCCCGCCGAAAAATACGGATGGATGCTTGCGGGCGTCTTTGTTCCGGTTCTCGGCGGCGTTGTGTATCTTCTGTTTGGCTGGCGCCGGACACGCGGTCTGGCTGACTGGGCAAAACCTCGTAAACGAAAGTAAGGATTCTGCCATGCGCACTTTTCGTAACGTTCTTCTTTCTCTGACCTGCATCGCGCTGCTGACCGCCTGCGTGAAACGCGAGGACATGGATGCCCTCGAACTCAAGGTATACGAGCAGGATCAGCAGATTCAGCAGTTGAATCAAAAGATTGGCAAGACGACCAAGGAGCTTGAGGCAGCCCGCCCCGAGCAGGCCGATATGTGGTCTGACGTGCAGTCAATGCGCCCCCGCATGGCACGGATTGAATCCACTCTCGAAGAAATGCAGCACCGTTCCATGCAGTCTGAAGAAGACAGTTCTGCGCTGCAAAACGATGTCTCCTATCTCAAGAAAATGGTAGCCTATCTGGAAGCCAACCTGCGTGTCATGGCTTCCCAGTCAGGCATTGATCTTCCCGAGCCGCCTGCTGCTGCGCCAGCAGCCGCCCAGCCCGCTGCGACCGAGTCCGGAGCCCCCATGTCCGGCCCTGCCGGAGCTCCCATCCCGGCTACGGACACTGCCCCCGCTCCTTCTGCACAGACACCTGCTGCACAGGCCGCACCGACCGCACCGGCCGCACCGGCCGATCCCAATGTGCTTGTTGCCAAGGATGGCACGGAACTGGTTGTGAATCCGGGCAAGCCTCAGGCCGCACCCCCGGCAGCAAAGCCAGCCCCTGAAGCCCCTGCACAGCCCAAGGCTCAGGCCGAACCGGCTGTGACCGAACAGCAGCTGTATGACGCCGCCTTCACGGCCTTCAAGGAGCGCCGCTACAAGGATGCCCTGCGTATGTGGGAACAGTTCGAAAAGACCTATCCCAAACACACTCTCGTCCCCAACGCCATATTCTGGCAGGGCGAAAGCAATTATCAGATGAAGGAATATGCGCCCGCCATCCTCGCGTACCAGAAGGTCATCGACAAGTATTCCAAGAGTGACAAGTACCGTTCCGCCATGCTCAAGCAGGGCATTGCCTTCGGCAAACTGGGCAAAAAGCAGGCAGGCAGAGTACGCCTTGAAGAGCTGATCAAGAAGTTCCCCAAGACCCAGGAAGCTGACCGCGCCAGAAAAGCGCTTGCCGAAATGAAATAACCGCACGCTCTCGTGCGAGGAACGACATGACTGATAAAGCTTACAGAAAGAACATTCATCTGACTTTTCCGCCAGATCTCTCCGGCAACCCGCTTGTATGCAACCTGACGCGGCTCTTTGATCTTACCTTCAACATTCTGAAGGCACAGATCACCCCCCGAAAGGAAGGCTACATGACCCTTGAACTCATCGGTACTGAAGAAAACTACCACAAGGGCATCACCTACCTTAAGGAAAACCACATCAAGGTTTCCCCTGTTGCGCAACGCATTTCCAGAGACGAAGAATCGTGCATGCACTGCGGCATGTGCACGGCGATCTGTCCCACCAACTCTCTGTATAATGACAGAGAGGCCCGCATTGTCCTGTTCGACAAGGAACGCTGCACCGCCTGCGGCATGTGCGTACGCGTATGTCCGGTCAATGCCATGAACGTGGAAGTGGAAAACGGCCCCTGGTAGCAGGGAATTCCGGAGCGAAGTATGGAACAACGGGCATATTCAAGAATACGGCTCTTCATGAAAGGACGAGTGCGCCTTCTGGCGACAGAGTCCGAATCCCCCAGATTCACGGGATTCTCACTTCCTGAAGCTCCCGTGGACGGCAAGACGCTCGCCAATGCCCATATTCCCGAAGCGCTCGTATCTTTCCTGCTTGATATGGATGCCAAGCTCAACGCCGTACTGGCCCACCTCAAGCAGGACAGGCTTCAGGATGACTTCCCTCTCTGGACGGAAATCTATGAACTGAGTGGCGCCGGCATACGCTGTCTTGACACCGGCGACCTCAATGTCGGCGACCACGTTGAAATCATACTCTTTCTCAGCGAGTTTCCCCTGCGCGTCGCAGGCGCAATGGGGCGCGTGCTGAGAAAAGAGCAAGGTAATGACGGTAGACCTCAATGCGCCATAGAGTTCTACCGCATCCACGAGGATGACCTTGAAAAGGTCGTCCAGCATGTATTTGTTGAAGAGCGACGCAGGATCCGTACCATGCGGCTTGAAGAGAACTGATGCTGCCAACGACTCCAGCGGACATACTGAACTGAGAACGGGGAGGACTGCATGAAAACTCAAGAACAGATCATCGATTCCGTGATGGAACGCGTATCCACACAGGTTGCGGACAGCATCAAGGACGTTATTTCCAAAACCGTGGAAGAGGCCCTTACGAGCAACCTGACACGCGCCCTGCTTGAAAGCGAATTCTACCGCCGCCTCAGCGAAGACATGCGCGAAGGCCTGCAGAGCATCTACAAGGAAATCTCCACTGCCACCAAGAGCGAATGCAACAACGGTGCGGACATTTCCCCTCAGGCTGCCACCAACGAACTGTTCAGCGAAGCTTCAAAACAGCTGGAAGAAGTGCGCGTCACCCTTGAAGAAGCCACCGGCAAGATCATGGATATTCTTGAACTGCAGATGGTGCTGCGCAACAAGGCAACCTCTCACCTTGAAGACATGTCCAAGCGTCATAGCGACGACAAGGACGTGCAGGCCCTTCTCGGGTTGGAAGACCGCCTCAACAACAACCTGACCGACATCATGACCCACCTGAGCTTCCAGGATCTCACAGGGCAGCGCATCAAGCGCATCATCAAGGCCCTGCAGCGCATTGAGTCCACCGTTCTGGATCTCTATCTTTCCACCGGCCTCATCATCAAGGCCCGCGAAGAGAATCCGGAAGAAGATTTCGAAGCACTGGAGGCCAAGTCAAAACAGAAGGTCTCCGAGCTCAAAGGCCCCACCCGCGATGCCTCGCAGAACGACGTGGACGACCTGCTCGCACAGCTGGGACTTGGCTAAACCGATTGTAAAACGCATGCTGGCAACGCCCCTGACAGAGCTTGAACTGTCGGGGGCTTTTTCTTTTTCCGCTTGTCATTTCCACGAAAGTACTCATAGTTTTACAATCGCTTAGTTATAATGCGTATCATTCACATTCAGATAAAGGCAGGCCACTACCATGACCAATATCCCTCTCGCCATCATCGGCTCTGGCCCCGCAGGGCTCTCTGCCGCTATCTATACGGCCCGTGCAGGCATTGAAACCTTGATCATCGGCAGCGAACCAAAGATCGCCGGGGACTACGAAATCGACAACTACTTCGGATTCAGCGAAACAATTTCCGGCCGCGAACTGGTGATGCAAGGAAGGCGGCAGGCTGAACGTTTCGGCGCCACCATCATCGACAATCGTGTACTGGGACTGCACCACGCCGATTACGGCGGCTTCCATATCAAGACCGACAAGGGCGACTATCACGCCTGCGGACTTGTTCTTGCCACAGGCGTCACCCGCGTGCGCCCCGGCATAGACAACCTTGCCTTTTACGACGGGAAGGGCGTTTCCTACTGCGTAAGCTGTGATGGTTTCTTCTACCGTGGCCGCACCGTCATGGTGCTTGGCGAGGGCATCTATGCCGCCAATCAGGCGCTGGAACTGCTTAGCTACACACCCCATGTTTCCATCTGCACGCAGGGAGCCCCCGTCACAATGAACGACGAGTACAGGAACCGCCTCAAAGCCGCAGGCATTCCCGTCATCGAAACACGCATACGCACACTGAAGGGAGAAGGCGGCCTCTCTTCCGTCGTTTTTGACGACGGCAGCGAAAAGGCAACAGACGGCCTCTTCATTGCAATGGGCGAAGCTTCTTCTCTCGACTTCGCCTACACCTTGGGTGTGGAACGAAATGGCGTTTTTCTGGTGGCGGATAATGAGCAGAAAACCAACATCGAAGGCGTGTTCGCAGCTGGCGACTGCACCGGCGGTTTTCTGCAGATCAGTGTGGCTGTAGGCGAAGGAGCCAAAGCTGCAAAATCTGCTATTGCTCATGTGAAAAAGCTATGCAAATAATAGTGGCTAGGTGCCGATCCTCCCAAGGGAATTCTTGACAGGAATCCCCCTTGGCGGTATAGGAATCGGCTCATTGCCAATGAAGTGGGCCTATAGCTCAGTTGGCAGAGCCTCCGGCTCATAACCGGCAGGTCGCAGGTTCAAATCCTGCTGGGCCCACCATTTTTTTGCTGATCAGCACAGGTGCACCGCTTTGGTGCACAATGCAAACGGAATACAGGTGCTTTCATCGGATTGGTTCGCGGAAGCGCCTGTTTTTTTAAGGCAGACCATGAAAGCGCTGGAACTCATCTCCGCCATAGAGCACACC is drawn from Desulfovibrio mangrovi and contains these coding sequences:
- the ileS gene encoding isoleucine--tRNA ligase, with amino-acid sequence MSDYKKTLHLPQTKFPMKANLTQKEPEMLKFWEESKAYDAMIAASGTKGEYVLHDGPPYANGSIHLGHALNKILKDIIVKSKNMQGLKAEYIPGWDCHGLPIELKVEKQLGEKKKTIPEHVFRKLCREYAAKFVDIQRKEFKRLGIMGIWDEPYLTMHPSYEAATARELGNFMKDDYVARSKKPIYWCCSCQTALAEAEVEYADHTSPSIYVRFPLNDAKLKDIFPAADPAKAFAVIWTTTPWTIPDNMGIALHPELEYSLLEKDGEFYLLASGLVETCAKAFGWESWNVAGTALGTALEGLVAKHPIYDRVSPLCLGDHVTLEAGTGCVHTAPGHGREDFEVGQKYGLEIYSPMNNEGRFLDSVEFFAGLTVFEANPKVIEKLQEVGNLLGLSKIKHSYPHCWRCKEPVIFRATTQWFITMEANDLRKRALNAIRNDVAWIPAWGEERIHQMIENRPDWCISRQRMWGVPIIALLCESCDEAWYDTEWVMDIVSRFEKHPLGCDYWFSTPLEEIVPEGLACPKCGGNHWKLSKDILDVWFDSGTSFAAVVEQRKELRYPADMYLEGSDQHRGWFHSSLLASMGTRGCAPYKEVLTHGYVVDGNGHKMSKSLGNGIEPLEVITKHGAEVLRMWASSVDYREDVRISDEILNRLVDAYRRIRNTCRYILGNIDDLTADKLVPVEEMESLDRFALDVASRAHERVQAAYNDYEFHKVYHTLHNLCVTDLSAFYLDILKDRLYSSGKDSRERRSAQTAMLHILRLLIRDMAPVLSFTAEEVFQFLPDDLKNDAKTVFAVSADDVPVYTMPAEERAAWEKLLLVRSEITKAIEPVRKSGEIGHALDTHVTLYLDDTLAASLESLKTDLRANFIVSKLSTAPLAEAPESAFTAEEVEGLRIGVAKAPGDKCERCWIYSEELGTDANHPAICPRCTGVLQSMTLED
- the lspA gene encoding signal peptidase II, with translation MRTRFYYIYGLGLLTALLDQYTKYWVVTTIPRYMTVTVIPGFFNLVNVRNSGAAFGFLNDPDTEWQVWMFAAAAVIAVGIINYLAKTSGKSAVMFTGLGLVLGGAIGNLIDRIRLQSVIDFLDFHVAEWHWPAFNVADIGICLGAGLIMLAMYKHK
- a CDS encoding PLD nuclease N-terminal domain-containing protein, which codes for MNELFPILDLFSNGDASPLLMILALALPILPNLWCIWHAYGHEFSTPAEKYGWMLAGVFVPVLGGVVYLLFGWRRTRGLADWAKPRKRK
- the ybgF gene encoding tol-pal system protein YbgF — its product is MRTFRNVLLSLTCIALLTACVKREDMDALELKVYEQDQQIQQLNQKIGKTTKELEAARPEQADMWSDVQSMRPRMARIESTLEEMQHRSMQSEEDSSALQNDVSYLKKMVAYLEANLRVMASQSGIDLPEPPAAAPAAAQPAATESGAPMSGPAGAPIPATDTAPAPSAQTPAAQAAPTAPAAPADPNVLVAKDGTELVVNPGKPQAAPPAAKPAPEAPAQPKAQAEPAVTEQQLYDAAFTAFKERRYKDALRMWEQFEKTYPKHTLVPNAIFWQGESNYQMKEYAPAILAYQKVIDKYSKSDKYRSAMLKQGIAFGKLGKKQAGRVRLEELIKKFPKTQEADRARKALAEMK
- a CDS encoding NIL domain-containing protein; its protein translation is MTDKAYRKNIHLTFPPDLSGNPLVCNLTRLFDLTFNILKAQITPRKEGYMTLELIGTEENYHKGITYLKENHIKVSPVAQRISRDEESCMHCGMCTAICPTNSLYNDREARIVLFDKERCTACGMCVRVCPVNAMNVEVENGPW
- a CDS encoding PilZ domain-containing protein, which encodes MEQRAYSRIRLFMKGRVRLLATESESPRFTGFSLPEAPVDGKTLANAHIPEALVSFLLDMDAKLNAVLAHLKQDRLQDDFPLWTEIYELSGAGIRCLDTGDLNVGDHVEIILFLSEFPLRVAGAMGRVLRKEQGNDGRPQCAIEFYRIHEDDLEKVVQHVFVEERRRIRTMRLEEN
- a CDS encoding protein phosphatase CheZ → MKTQEQIIDSVMERVSTQVADSIKDVISKTVEEALTSNLTRALLESEFYRRLSEDMREGLQSIYKEISTATKSECNNGADISPQAATNELFSEASKQLEEVRVTLEEATGKIMDILELQMVLRNKATSHLEDMSKRHSDDKDVQALLGLEDRLNNNLTDIMTHLSFQDLTGQRIKRIIKALQRIESTVLDLYLSTGLIIKAREENPEEDFEALEAKSKQKVSELKGPTRDASQNDVDDLLAQLGLG
- a CDS encoding NAD(P)/FAD-dependent oxidoreductase, which codes for MTNIPLAIIGSGPAGLSAAIYTARAGIETLIIGSEPKIAGDYEIDNYFGFSETISGRELVMQGRRQAERFGATIIDNRVLGLHHADYGGFHIKTDKGDYHACGLVLATGVTRVRPGIDNLAFYDGKGVSYCVSCDGFFYRGRTVMVLGEGIYAANQALELLSYTPHVSICTQGAPVTMNDEYRNRLKAAGIPVIETRIRTLKGEGGLSSVVFDDGSEKATDGLFIAMGEASSLDFAYTLGVERNGVFLVADNEQKTNIEGVFAAGDCTGGFLQISVAVGEGAKAAKSAIAHVKKLCK